From the Tripterygium wilfordii isolate XIE 37 chromosome 6, ASM1340144v1, whole genome shotgun sequence genome, one window contains:
- the LOC120000829 gene encoding uncharacterized protein LOC120000829 isoform X2, producing the protein MKLDCNYERVTERAMEQSTSTCDDFFCFDEDERGVAAILLELPELIAKSNSDFRSENSVSWAVKKRRSSIQDSSSRFHEPSLPSPAPPPQPQRTLVDDVNSVPLVVEPEEPNVKVVQATSPATPLSFPPSESDEKPEDSKRRRSHNKKKLIMEDTIDQITKNNEVLQREIEKVKLHYQNLQTENTLLKARKQEVIGLQTVEPSLNLTLALPQATVKSPAVDTVPIMFPSQPLIVDRTVPAPAPAPAPAPAPIVYNGVPDLNEFVPEAKTTMVGSLQAQLFFLGLDSTDKAKTAAESRKRRMEICRAKLRPPRS; encoded by the exons ATGAAATTAGACTGCAACTACGAGAGAGTAACAGAGAGAGCAATGGAACAGAGCACAAGCACTTGCGACGACTTCTTCTGTTTCGACGAAGACGAGAGAGGAGTCGCCGCAATTTTGTTGGAACTTCCTGAACTGATCGCAAAATCAAACTCTGATTTTCGGTCTGAAAATTCTGTTTCTTGGGCAGTCAAAAAGAGGAGATCTTCAATTCAAGACAGCTCGTCTCGATTTCATGAGCCTTCATTACCGTCGCCGGCGCCGCCACCACAACCACAGAGAACTTTGGTTGATGATGTGAATTCTGTGCCTCTGGTGGTTGAGCCCGAAGAACCCAATGTCAAGGTGGTCCAGGCGACAAGCCCTGCGACGCCTCTCTCGTTCCCGCCCAGTGAATCCGACGAGAAGCCTGAGGACTCCAAGAGAAGACGCTCTCACAATAAG AAGAAATTGATCATGGAAGATACGATAGACCAGATAACCAAGAACAATGAAGTGCTTCAAAGg GAGATAGAGAAAGTAAAGCTCCATTATCAAAATCTGCAGACTGAAAATACGCTGTTGAAAGCAAGGAAACAAGAG gTTATTGGTCTTCAAACAGTGGAGCCCAGCTTGAATCTAACTTTGGCATTACCTCAAGCCACTGTGAAATCCCCCGCCGTTGATACTGTTCCGATCATGTTTCCTTCGCAACCATTGATTGTCGATCGGACGgtaccagcaccagcaccagcaccagcaccagcaccagcaccaatCGTGTATAATGGGGTTCCTGATCTGAATGAGTTTGTCCCAGAGGCAAAGACTACGATGGTGGGTTCGTTGCAGGCCCAATTATTCTTTCTGGGCTTGGACTCTACCGATAAAGCCAAGACTGCTGCTGAATCAAGGAAAAGAAGGATGGAAATTTGCAGAGCTAAACTACGTCCTCCACgtagctaa
- the LOC120000829 gene encoding uncharacterized protein LOC120000829 isoform X1, giving the protein MKLDCNYERVTERAMEQSTSTCDDFFCFDEDERGVAAILLELPELIAKSNSDFRSENSVSWAVKKRRSSIQDSSSRFHEPSLPSPAPPPQPQRTLVDDVNSVPLVVEPEEPNVKVVQATSPATPLSFPPSESDEKPEDSKRRRSHNKKLQKKLIMEDTIDQITKNNEVLQREIEKVKLHYQNLQTENTLLKARKQEVIGLQTVEPSLNLTLALPQATVKSPAVDTVPIMFPSQPLIVDRTVPAPAPAPAPAPAPIVYNGVPDLNEFVPEAKTTMVGSLQAQLFFLGLDSTDKAKTAAESRKRRMEICRAKLRPPRS; this is encoded by the exons ATGAAATTAGACTGCAACTACGAGAGAGTAACAGAGAGAGCAATGGAACAGAGCACAAGCACTTGCGACGACTTCTTCTGTTTCGACGAAGACGAGAGAGGAGTCGCCGCAATTTTGTTGGAACTTCCTGAACTGATCGCAAAATCAAACTCTGATTTTCGGTCTGAAAATTCTGTTTCTTGGGCAGTCAAAAAGAGGAGATCTTCAATTCAAGACAGCTCGTCTCGATTTCATGAGCCTTCATTACCGTCGCCGGCGCCGCCACCACAACCACAGAGAACTTTGGTTGATGATGTGAATTCTGTGCCTCTGGTGGTTGAGCCCGAAGAACCCAATGTCAAGGTGGTCCAGGCGACAAGCCCTGCGACGCCTCTCTCGTTCCCGCCCAGTGAATCCGACGAGAAGCCTGAGGACTCCAAGAGAAGACGCTCTCACAATAAG AAATTACAGAAGAAATTGATCATGGAAGATACGATAGACCAGATAACCAAGAACAATGAAGTGCTTCAAAGg GAGATAGAGAAAGTAAAGCTCCATTATCAAAATCTGCAGACTGAAAATACGCTGTTGAAAGCAAGGAAACAAGAG gTTATTGGTCTTCAAACAGTGGAGCCCAGCTTGAATCTAACTTTGGCATTACCTCAAGCCACTGTGAAATCCCCCGCCGTTGATACTGTTCCGATCATGTTTCCTTCGCAACCATTGATTGTCGATCGGACGgtaccagcaccagcaccagcaccagcaccagcaccagcaccaatCGTGTATAATGGGGTTCCTGATCTGAATGAGTTTGTCCCAGAGGCAAAGACTACGATGGTGGGTTCGTTGCAGGCCCAATTATTCTTTCTGGGCTTGGACTCTACCGATAAAGCCAAGACTGCTGCTGAATCAAGGAAAAGAAGGATGGAAATTTGCAGAGCTAAACTACGTCCTCCACgtagctaa
- the LOC119999877 gene encoding uncharacterized protein LOC119999877 has protein sequence MEQSTSDFYDFDEDERDVIGILLELPELIAKSENSPDWGFQRRRIAVPNGSTRPMVVEPQEPNVKAIQATTPVTPLSLSLSESDGNHECSKRSSSHNKKLRHYQPSMVDQTAHGQSPPVFHTLDLNVSPPPLEHSVQASPGGPYLAYIRFDGVLRNMGI, from the exons ATGGAACAGAGCACAAGCGATTTCTACGATTTCGATGAAGACGAGAGGGATGTCATCGGAATTTTGTTGGAGCTGCCTGAATTGATCGCTAAATCAGAAAATTCTCCTGATTGGGGAtttcaaagaagaagaattgcAGTGCCCAACGGCTCCACTAGGCCTATGGTGGTTGAGCCACAGGAACCCAATGTCAAGGCGATCCAGGCTACGACCCCTGTGACGCCCCTCTCGCTGTCTCTCAGTGAATCCGATGGGAATCATGAGTGCTCCAAGCGAAGCAGCTCTCATAATAAG AAATTACGTCACTACCAACCGTCGATGGTTGATCAAACGGCTCACGGACAGTCTCCACCCGTGTTCCATACACTTGACCTGAATGTCTCTCCTCCTCCGTTAGAGCACTCTGTCCAAGCCTCACCAGGGGGTCCTTACTTGGCCTATATCAGATTTGATGGTGTTTTAAGAAACATGGGTATTTGA
- the LOC119999875 gene encoding tubulin beta chain-like, whose amino-acid sequence MREILHIQGGQCGNQIGSKFWEVICDEHGVDPTGKYNGDGDSDLQLERINVYYNEASGGRYVPRAVLMDLEPGTMDSIRSGPYGRIFRPDNFVFGQSGAGNNWAKGHYTEGAELIDSVLDVVRKEAENCDCLQGFQVCHSLGGGTGSGMGTLLISKIREEYPDRMMMTFSVFPSPKVSDTVVEPYNATLSVHQLVENADECMVLDNEALYDICFRTLKLSNPSFGDLNHLISETMSGVTCCLRFPGQLNSDLRKLAVNLIPFPRLHFFMVGFAPLTARGSQQYISLTVPELTQQMWDAKNMMCAADPRHGRYLTASAMFRGKMSTKEVDEQMINVQNKNSSYFVEWIPNNVKSSVCDIPPRGLKMASTFVGNSTSIQEMFRRVSEQFTAMFRRKAFLHWYTGEGMDEMEFTEAESNMNDLVAEYQQYQDATADDEGEYEEGIEENYEA is encoded by the exons ATGAGGGAGATCTTGCACATTCAAGGAGGCCAATGCGGGAACCAAATTGGTTCTAAATTCTGGGAGGTGATCTGTGACGAGCATGGCGTGGATCCCACCGGGAAGTACAATGGCGACGGGGACTCGGATCTCCAACTGGAGCGGATCAATGTGTATTACAATGAGGCATCCGGTGGAAGGTACGTGCCTCGGGCGGTTCTTATGGACCTTGAACCAGGAACCATGGACAGTATCAGATCTGGTCCCTATGGGAGGATCTTCCGGCCGGATAACTTCGTGTTTGGACAGTCTGGTGCGGGCAATAATTGGGCGAAAGGTCACTACACCGAGGGAGCGGAATTGATCGATTCCGTTCTTGATGTTGTGCGAAAAGAGGCGGAGAACTGCGATTGTTTGCAAG GCTTTCAAGTATGTCACTCACTTGGAGGAGGCACAGGCTCTGGAATGGGAACACTTCTGATATCAAAGATTCGAGAGGAATACCCTGACAGGATGATGATGACCTTCTCTGTATTCCCTTCCCCAAAGGTCTCAGACACAGTTGTAGAGCCATATAACGCCACCCTCTCTGTGCACCAGTTGGTAGAGAATGCTGATGAATGCATGGTTCTTGATAATGAAGCCCTGTATGACATCTGCTTCCGAACTTTAAAGCTCAGCAATCCAAGCT TTGGTGACTTGAACCACTTGATATCTGAGACTATGAGTGGTGTTACATGCTGCCTGAGGTTCCCTGGACAGCTGAACTCAGACCTCAGGAAACTGGCTGTGAACTTGATCCCATTCCCACGGCTACACTTCTTCATGGTGGGATTCGCTCCACTCACTGCTCGTGGCTCGCAGCAATACATTTCCCTCACTGTCCCAGAGCTGACTCAGCAAATGTGGGATGCAAAGAACATGATGTGTGCTGCTGACCCCCGCCATGGGCGTTACCTAACAGCCTCAGCCATGTTTAGGGGAAAGATGAGCACCAAAGAAGTGGATGAACAGATGATCAATGTGCAGAACAAGAATTCATCTTACTTTGTGGAGTGGATTCCAAACAATGTGAAGTCAAGTGTGTGTGATATTCCACCGAGGGGTCTAAAGATGGCATCAACCTTTGTGGGGAACTCCACTTCAATCCAAGAAATGTTTAGGAGGGTGAGTGAGCAGTTCACAGCCATGTTTCGCCGCAAGGCCTTCTTGCACTGGTACACTGGTGAAGGGATGGATGAGATGGAATTCACTGAGGCAGAGAGCAACATGAATGATTTGGTGGCAGAGTACCAACAATACCAGGATGCAACTGCTGATGATGAAGGTGAGTATGAGGAGGGAATCGAAGAGAATTACGAGGCCTAA
- the LOC119999876 gene encoding BRISC and BRCA1-A complex member 2-like isoform X1, with amino-acid sequence MSVDGFPPFIAAQLHYHLNQCPHSTKVDQVWSGSKYLPGLYDRFTLLIPYCLDFIRWDFIYNAEFPMAAPDVIFGPEDEDFYPLSATSGGRGPFLKSLQDWSHKDPTRLLVLIQELRDHYVAYQRKRVGEVDDDRLKFEISTIESRQGIEMHMSSGAGKPEEVKFAVPLLDMNINKLVLGCPWRHQQKIYLQVIYPVIRKYMTAPSAPRLKLMSNPELKALFLVDDAKLPSWVEGMCMAEYLPHLEETLEKQVLEAASLVDVRRRFIEALAPLFGRPVEADSVFCRKATFLAASGAFTFLVHFLVSTLFPKQQPSMLLQSTLHFSNHGVPVKSPLLTDYPWSPRWDASQMAEQIFDFLADESLNFKSERSCPQPLQLTSSRQ; translated from the exons ATGTCAGTCGATGGATTCCCGCCTTTCATCGCGGCTCAGCTCCATTACCACCTAAATCAATGCCCTCACTCCACTAAG GTTGATCAGGTGTGGTCTGGCAGCAAATACCTGCCTGGATTATATGATCGCTTCACCTTGCTCATCCCTTATTGTTTAGACTTCATCAGAT GGGATTTTATATACAATGCCGAGTTTCCTATGGCTGCACCAGATGTTATATTTGGACCTGAAGATGAAGATTTTTATCCGTTAAGTGCAACTTCTGGTGGACGAGGACCATTCCTGAAGAGTTTGCAGGACTGGAGCCACAAGGACCCTACGCGGCTATTGGTTCTCATTCAAGAACTGAG GGATCACTATGTCGCTTACCAGAGAAAGCGAGTTGGAGAAGTTGATGATGATCGgttaaaatttgaaattagtACTATTGAATCACGGCAG GGAATTGAGATGCATATGAGTTCAGGTGCCGGAAAG CCTGAGGAGGTCAAATTTGCAGTGCCTCTATTGGACATGAACATAAATAAATTGGTGCTTGGTTGTCCCTGGAGACATCAGCAGAAAATTTATTTACAg GTAATATACCCTGTTATTAGAAAATATATGACTGCTCCTTCAGCACCTCGTCTAAAATTAATGTCGAATCCCGAGTTGAAAGCTCTATTTTTAGTTGACGATGCCAAACTTCCTTCATGGGTGGAAGGAAT GTGCATGGCCGAGTATCTTCCCCACCTAGAAGAAACCCTCGAGAAACAG GTGTTAGAGGCAGCTTCCTTGGTTGATGTTAGAAGGCGTTTTATTGAGGCATTGGCTCCTTTGTTTGGAAGGCCAGTAGAAGCTGATTCG gttTTTTGCAGGAAGGCAACATTTCTTGCGGCCTCTGGAGCATTTACATTTCTG GTTCATTTTCTCGTTTCAACTCTGTTTCCAAAGCAACAGCCATCTATGCTACTTCAAAGCACTCTG CATTTCAGCAATCATGGTGTGCCTGTCAAGTCCCCGCTTTTGACAGATTACCCATGGAGTCCGAGATGGGATGCCTCACAGATGGCCGAGCAGATATT TGACTTCTTGGCAGACGAGTCCCTGAACTTCAAAAG TGAGCGATCCTGTCCACAACCTTTACAACTGACAAGCTCTCGGCAGTAA
- the LOC119999876 gene encoding BRISC and BRCA1-A complex member 2-like isoform X3, protein MSVDGFPPFIAAQLHYHLNQCPHSTKVDQVWSGSKYLPGLYDRFTLLIPYCLDFIRWDFIYNAEFPMAAPDVIFGPEDEDFYPLSATSGGRGPFLKSLQDWSHKDPTRLLVLIQELRDHYVAYQRKRVGEVDDDRLKFEISTIESRQGIEMHMSSGAGKPEEVKFAVPLLDMNINKLVLGCPWRHQQKIYLQVIYPVIRKYMTAPSAPRLKLMSNPELKALFLVDDAKLPSWVEGMCMAEYLPHLEETLEKQVLEAASLVDVRRRFIEALAPLFGRPVEADSVFCRKATFLAASGAFTFLVHFLVSTLFPKQQPSMLLQSTLHFSNHGVPVKSPLLTDYPWSPRWDASQMAEQIFDFLADESLNFKRYCNESQLQH, encoded by the exons ATGTCAGTCGATGGATTCCCGCCTTTCATCGCGGCTCAGCTCCATTACCACCTAAATCAATGCCCTCACTCCACTAAG GTTGATCAGGTGTGGTCTGGCAGCAAATACCTGCCTGGATTATATGATCGCTTCACCTTGCTCATCCCTTATTGTTTAGACTTCATCAGAT GGGATTTTATATACAATGCCGAGTTTCCTATGGCTGCACCAGATGTTATATTTGGACCTGAAGATGAAGATTTTTATCCGTTAAGTGCAACTTCTGGTGGACGAGGACCATTCCTGAAGAGTTTGCAGGACTGGAGCCACAAGGACCCTACGCGGCTATTGGTTCTCATTCAAGAACTGAG GGATCACTATGTCGCTTACCAGAGAAAGCGAGTTGGAGAAGTTGATGATGATCGgttaaaatttgaaattagtACTATTGAATCACGGCAG GGAATTGAGATGCATATGAGTTCAGGTGCCGGAAAG CCTGAGGAGGTCAAATTTGCAGTGCCTCTATTGGACATGAACATAAATAAATTGGTGCTTGGTTGTCCCTGGAGACATCAGCAGAAAATTTATTTACAg GTAATATACCCTGTTATTAGAAAATATATGACTGCTCCTTCAGCACCTCGTCTAAAATTAATGTCGAATCCCGAGTTGAAAGCTCTATTTTTAGTTGACGATGCCAAACTTCCTTCATGGGTGGAAGGAAT GTGCATGGCCGAGTATCTTCCCCACCTAGAAGAAACCCTCGAGAAACAG GTGTTAGAGGCAGCTTCCTTGGTTGATGTTAGAAGGCGTTTTATTGAGGCATTGGCTCCTTTGTTTGGAAGGCCAGTAGAAGCTGATTCG gttTTTTGCAGGAAGGCAACATTTCTTGCGGCCTCTGGAGCATTTACATTTCTG GTTCATTTTCTCGTTTCAACTCTGTTTCCAAAGCAACAGCCATCTATGCTACTTCAAAGCACTCTG CATTTCAGCAATCATGGTGTGCCTGTCAAGTCCCCGCTTTTGACAGATTACCCATGGAGTCCGAGATGGGATGCCTCACAGATGGCCGAGCAGATATT TGACTTCTTGGCAGACGAGTCCCTGAACTTCAAAAGGTACTGCAATGAGTCTCAACTTCAACACTAG
- the LOC119999876 gene encoding BRISC and BRCA1-A complex member 2-like isoform X4, giving the protein MSVDGFPPFIAAQLHYHLNQCPHSTKVDQVWSGSKYLPGLYDRFTLLIPYCLDFIRWDFIYNAEFPMAAPDVIFGPEDEDFYPLSATSGGRGPFLKSLQDWSHKDPTRLLVLIQELRDHYVAYQRKRVGEVDDDRLKFEISTIESRQGIEMHMSSGAGKPEEVKFAVPLLDMNINKLVLGCPWRHQQKIYLQVIYPVIRKYMTAPSAPRLKLMSNPELKALFLVDDAKLPSWVEGMCMAEYLPHLEETLEKQVLEAASLVDVRRRFIEALAPLFGRPVEADSVFCRKATFLAASGAFTFLVHFLVSTLFPKQQPSMLLQSTLHFSNHGVPVKSPLLTDYPWSPRWDASQMAEQILFCLSYFLPVTSWQTSP; this is encoded by the exons ATGTCAGTCGATGGATTCCCGCCTTTCATCGCGGCTCAGCTCCATTACCACCTAAATCAATGCCCTCACTCCACTAAG GTTGATCAGGTGTGGTCTGGCAGCAAATACCTGCCTGGATTATATGATCGCTTCACCTTGCTCATCCCTTATTGTTTAGACTTCATCAGAT GGGATTTTATATACAATGCCGAGTTTCCTATGGCTGCACCAGATGTTATATTTGGACCTGAAGATGAAGATTTTTATCCGTTAAGTGCAACTTCTGGTGGACGAGGACCATTCCTGAAGAGTTTGCAGGACTGGAGCCACAAGGACCCTACGCGGCTATTGGTTCTCATTCAAGAACTGAG GGATCACTATGTCGCTTACCAGAGAAAGCGAGTTGGAGAAGTTGATGATGATCGgttaaaatttgaaattagtACTATTGAATCACGGCAG GGAATTGAGATGCATATGAGTTCAGGTGCCGGAAAG CCTGAGGAGGTCAAATTTGCAGTGCCTCTATTGGACATGAACATAAATAAATTGGTGCTTGGTTGTCCCTGGAGACATCAGCAGAAAATTTATTTACAg GTAATATACCCTGTTATTAGAAAATATATGACTGCTCCTTCAGCACCTCGTCTAAAATTAATGTCGAATCCCGAGTTGAAAGCTCTATTTTTAGTTGACGATGCCAAACTTCCTTCATGGGTGGAAGGAAT GTGCATGGCCGAGTATCTTCCCCACCTAGAAGAAACCCTCGAGAAACAG GTGTTAGAGGCAGCTTCCTTGGTTGATGTTAGAAGGCGTTTTATTGAGGCATTGGCTCCTTTGTTTGGAAGGCCAGTAGAAGCTGATTCG gttTTTTGCAGGAAGGCAACATTTCTTGCGGCCTCTGGAGCATTTACATTTCTG GTTCATTTTCTCGTTTCAACTCTGTTTCCAAAGCAACAGCCATCTATGCTACTTCAAAGCACTCTG CATTTCAGCAATCATGGTGTGCCTGTCAAGTCCCCGCTTTTGACAGATTACCCATGGAGTCCGAGATGGGATGCCTCACAGATGGCCGAGCAGATATT GTTTTGCTTATCATATTTTCTTCCAGTGACTTCTTGGCAGACGAGTCCCTGA
- the LOC119999876 gene encoding BRISC and BRCA1-A complex member 2-like isoform X2 yields the protein MSVDGFPPFIAAQLHYHLNQCPHSTKVDQVWSGSKYLPGLYDRFTLLIPYCLDFIRWDFIYNAEFPMAAPDVIFGPEDEDFYPLSATSGGRGPFLKSLQDWSHKDPTRLLVLIQELRDHYVAYQRKRVGEVDDDRLKFEISTIESRQGIEMHMSSGAGKPEEVKFAVPLLDMNINKLVLGCPWRHQQKIYLQVIYPVIRKYMTAPSAPRLKLMSNPELKALFLVDDAKLPSWVEGMCMAEYLPHLEETLEKQVLEAASLVDVRRRFIEALAPLFGRPVEADSVFCRKATFLAASGAFTFLVHFLVSTLFPKQQPSMLLQSTLHFSNHGVPVKSPLLTDYPWSPRWDASQMAEQILNLFSFIPAHRFCLSYFLPVTSWQTSP from the exons ATGTCAGTCGATGGATTCCCGCCTTTCATCGCGGCTCAGCTCCATTACCACCTAAATCAATGCCCTCACTCCACTAAG GTTGATCAGGTGTGGTCTGGCAGCAAATACCTGCCTGGATTATATGATCGCTTCACCTTGCTCATCCCTTATTGTTTAGACTTCATCAGAT GGGATTTTATATACAATGCCGAGTTTCCTATGGCTGCACCAGATGTTATATTTGGACCTGAAGATGAAGATTTTTATCCGTTAAGTGCAACTTCTGGTGGACGAGGACCATTCCTGAAGAGTTTGCAGGACTGGAGCCACAAGGACCCTACGCGGCTATTGGTTCTCATTCAAGAACTGAG GGATCACTATGTCGCTTACCAGAGAAAGCGAGTTGGAGAAGTTGATGATGATCGgttaaaatttgaaattagtACTATTGAATCACGGCAG GGAATTGAGATGCATATGAGTTCAGGTGCCGGAAAG CCTGAGGAGGTCAAATTTGCAGTGCCTCTATTGGACATGAACATAAATAAATTGGTGCTTGGTTGTCCCTGGAGACATCAGCAGAAAATTTATTTACAg GTAATATACCCTGTTATTAGAAAATATATGACTGCTCCTTCAGCACCTCGTCTAAAATTAATGTCGAATCCCGAGTTGAAAGCTCTATTTTTAGTTGACGATGCCAAACTTCCTTCATGGGTGGAAGGAAT GTGCATGGCCGAGTATCTTCCCCACCTAGAAGAAACCCTCGAGAAACAG GTGTTAGAGGCAGCTTCCTTGGTTGATGTTAGAAGGCGTTTTATTGAGGCATTGGCTCCTTTGTTTGGAAGGCCAGTAGAAGCTGATTCG gttTTTTGCAGGAAGGCAACATTTCTTGCGGCCTCTGGAGCATTTACATTTCTG GTTCATTTTCTCGTTTCAACTCTGTTTCCAAAGCAACAGCCATCTATGCTACTTCAAAGCACTCTG CATTTCAGCAATCATGGTGTGCCTGTCAAGTCCCCGCTTTTGACAGATTACCCATGGAGTCCGAGATGGGATGCCTCACAGATGGCCGAGCAGATATT AAATTTGTTCTCCTTTATCCCTGCCCACAGGTTTTGCTTATCATATTTTCTTCCAGTGACTTCTTGGCAGACGAGTCCCTGA
- the LOC120000267 gene encoding protein PSK SIMULATOR 2-like: MGAVCSGGISEPTRRLGKKDLGFSGKLKSTKSFTKTKEISHPNSNVDRVGKTPFTYDSGELQFSRESKPSTLGRTKAAYKSSFLGRAGTVGLEVLDTLGSSMSNLNTNSGFISGMASRGNKISMLSFEVANTIAKGANLFRSLSEENIQFLKKEILPSEGVQLLVSADIKKLLSIAASDKREELEIFSREVIRFGDLCKDPQWHNLGRYFSNLDLDNSVDEQFKIEAEMKMKDLTTLAQLTSELYHELHALDRFEQDFQRKIEEMDASQLPRRGESLMILQSELKRQRKLVRSLKKKCLWYRSLEEIVEKLVDIVTYIHLAIVEAFGADGTTLVNEEPRKTSQRLGVAGLALHYANVINQIDNIASRPASLPSNTRDTMYHALPDSVKKALRSRLQNVNAAEELSVAQVKHEMEKTLQWLVPVATNTTKAHQGFGWVGEWANTGNDNTDNNLIRLQTLYHADKQKVDHYILELVTWLHCLISLVRQRDHGFKALPVRSPTPKGPFFNNKMQRYLSFNHGQTHKILLSQEDVNLLDKTSGRRSVPGISKSQDFTVTTKRGGRVWASSRSTGSSPTRELGARLRWGHPHSNILDVMDGCVRKGSPVLAAGCWLLPFSKNELP; encoded by the exons ATGGGAGCTGTTTGTTCTGGCGGGATCTCAGAGCCTACCAGAAGGCTTGGGAagaaggatttggggttttctGGGAAGTTGAAGTCGACGAAGAGCTTTACTAAGACGAAAGAGATTTCTCATCCGAATTCCAATGTCGATCGTGTCGGTAAGACGCCTTTCACTTATGATTCTGGTGAGTTGCAATTTTCGAGGGAATCGAAGCCATCGACGCTGGGCAggaccaag GCCGCCTATAAGAGCTCATTTCTGGGAAGAGCTGGCACTGTTGGACTGGAAGTTCTAGACACTCTTGGAAGTAGCATGTCCAACTTGAACACCAACAGTGGGTTTATTTCTGGCATGGCTTCTAGAGGGAATAAAATATCCATGTTGTCATTTGAAGTAGCTAATACGATAGCCAAAGGTGCGAACTTGTTTCGTTCTCTTTCAGAAGAAAATATCCAGTTTCTGAAGAAAGAGATATTGCCTTCAGAAGGAGTACAACTATTAGTGTCGGCAGATATAAAGAAGTTGCTAAGTATTGCTGCTTCTGATAAAAG GGAGGAACTTGAAATTTTCTCAAGGGAAGTGATCAGGTTTGGAGATCTATGTAAAGACCCTCAATGGCACAACCTCGGTCGATATTTCTCAAA CTTGGATTTAGACAATTCAGTCGATGAACAGTTTAAAATTGAGGcggaaatgaaaatgaaagatttgACCACCCTTGCTCAGCTTACTTCT GAATTGTATCATGAGTTACATGCTCTGGACCGATTCGAGCAAGATTTTCAGCGGAAAATTGAGGAAATGGATGCCTCACAGCTCCCTCGAAGAG GAGAAAGTCTCATGATCTTACAAAGTGAGCTGAAACGACAAAGAAAGCTTGTAAGGAGCTTGAAAAAGAAGTGTCTTTGGTATAGAAGTTTGGAGGAG ATTGTGGAGAAACTTGTTGATATTGTCACCTATATACATCTAGCTATCGTGGAAGCATTTGGGGCTGATG GTACCACATTGGTCAATGAAGAGCCCAGGAAGACTTCTCAGAGGTTAGGGGTAGCTGGTCTTGCATTGCACTATGCTAATGTCATCAATCAGATAGATAACATT GCATCTCGCCCAGCCTCCCTTCCTTCTAATACGAGGGACACAATGTATCATGCTTTGCCTGACAGTGTTAAGAAAGCCCTACGATCAAGATTGCAGAACGTTAATGCCGCAGAAGAG CTCTCAGTTGCTCAGGTGAAACATGAAATGGAAAAGACTCTGCAGTGGCTTGTACCTGTTGCCACAAACACAACCAA AGCACATCAAGGTTTTGGGTGGGTTGGAGAATGGGCAAACACTGG AAATGATAACACTGATAACAACCTCATCCGCCTCCAGACACTTTATCATGCAGATAAGCAAAAGGTTGACCACTACATTCTTGAATTGGTGACATGGCTTCACTGTTTGATAAGCTTAGTTAGACAAAGGGATCACGGTTTCAAAGCTTTGCCTGTTCGGTCTCCAACTCCTAAAGGACCGTTTTTCAACAACAAGATGCAGCGATATTTATCTTTCAATCACGGCCAAACCCACAAAATTCTACTCTCTCAAGAAGATGTTAATTTGTTGGACAAGACAAGTGGGAGGAGATCCGTTCCAGGAATAAGCAAAAGTCAGGATTTTACTGTGACCACAAAGAGAGGTGGCAGAGTTTGGGCATCGAGCAGGAGCACTGGAAGCTCGCCTACTAGGGAGTTGGGTGCTAGACTGCGTTGGGGACATCCACATAGCAACATTTTGGATGTTATGGATGG CTGTGTAAGAAAAGGATCTCCAGTACTTGCTGCTGGCTGCTGGCTGCTGCCATTTTCCAAAAACGAGCTTCCATGA